The Catenuloplanes niger genome includes a window with the following:
- a CDS encoding glutaredoxin family protein, translating to MQEPRLTLITRPGCHLCEVAKEAVDRVVAATGDRYLEIDVESDIELEREYGERVPVVLLDGREHGYWRVEEARLLADLALPREG from the coding sequence GTGCAGGAGCCCCGTCTGACCCTCATCACCCGGCCCGGCTGCCACCTGTGCGAGGTGGCCAAGGAGGCGGTCGACCGGGTGGTCGCCGCGACCGGTGACCGCTACCTGGAGATCGACGTCGAGAGCGACATCGAGCTGGAGCGGGAGTACGGCGAGCGCGTCCCCGTCGTGCTGCTGGACGGCCGGGAGCACGGCTACTGGCGGGTGGAGGAGGCCCGGCTGCTGGCCGATCTGGCGCTGCCCCGCGAGGGCTAA
- a CDS encoding ABC transporter permease, with protein sequence MRLAEAWRVALGALRANRLRSLLTMLGVIIGVGAVVVLVAIGTGAKNEVEAQVEGLGSNLMLVVPGRLEFGSAPSASRLSLRDAEAVAEVVGDPSRVTATVASGETVRAGARERFTTVQGVLETTPQVFDRPVGRGRYFTSSDVQTGRRVAVLGATVAASLFPDRDPIGQQVSIAGVRFRVSGVFAPLGQSLGVDRDDEVQIPVSAAQRLIGVDRIDGLAIKAPDRERIDELSARVVAELTRRHPDTEFSAVTQEQILGVLGDILGVLTGVLAAIAGISLLVGGVGVSNIMLVSVRERTKEIGLRKAVGARPRDIGLQFLLEAVLLTSVGGVLGMGLGVGSALLVGALSPVPAAITWWSLALAFGVSAAVGIVFGVVPAQRAGRLDPVVALRSE encoded by the coding sequence ATGAGACTCGCCGAGGCCTGGCGGGTCGCGCTCGGCGCGCTCCGGGCCAACCGCCTGCGCAGCCTGCTGACCATGCTCGGCGTGATCATCGGCGTCGGTGCGGTGGTGGTCCTGGTGGCGATCGGCACCGGCGCGAAGAACGAGGTCGAGGCACAGGTCGAGGGCCTCGGCTCGAACCTGATGCTGGTGGTGCCGGGCCGGTTGGAGTTCGGGTCCGCGCCGTCCGCGTCCCGCCTGTCGCTGCGGGACGCGGAGGCGGTGGCCGAGGTGGTCGGTGACCCGTCCCGGGTGACGGCCACGGTCGCGTCCGGCGAGACGGTCCGGGCGGGCGCGCGCGAGCGGTTCACCACGGTCCAGGGCGTGCTGGAGACGACGCCGCAGGTCTTCGACCGCCCGGTCGGCCGCGGCCGCTACTTCACCTCCTCGGACGTGCAGACCGGCCGGCGCGTCGCGGTGCTCGGCGCGACCGTGGCGGCGTCGCTGTTCCCGGACCGCGACCCGATCGGGCAGCAGGTGTCGATCGCCGGCGTGCGGTTCCGGGTCAGCGGCGTGTTCGCGCCGCTCGGCCAGAGCCTCGGCGTGGACCGCGACGACGAGGTGCAGATCCCGGTCAGCGCGGCGCAGCGGCTGATCGGCGTGGACCGGATCGACGGCCTGGCGATCAAGGCACCGGACCGGGAGCGGATCGACGAGCTGAGCGCGCGGGTGGTGGCGGAGCTGACCCGGCGGCACCCCGACACCGAGTTCAGCGCCGTCACCCAGGAGCAGATCCTCGGGGTGCTGGGCGACATCCTGGGTGTGCTGACCGGTGTGCTGGCCGCGATCGCCGGCATCTCGCTGCTGGTCGGCGGCGTCGGCGTCTCCAACATCATGCTGGTCTCGGTCCGGGAACGGACGAAGGAGATCGGCCTGCGCAAGGCGGTCGGCGCCCGGCCGCGCGACATCGGCCTGCAGTTCCTGCTGGAGGCGGTGCTGCTCACCTCGGTCGGCGGCGTGCTCGGGATGGGCCTGGGCGTCGGCTCCGCGCTGCTGGTCGGCGCGCTGTCCCCGGTGCCGGCCGCGATCACCTGGTGGTCGCTGGCGCTCGCGTTCGGCGTGTCCGCCGCGGTCGGCATCGTCTTCGGCGTGGTGCCGGCGCAACGGGCCGGCCGGCTCGACCCGGTGGTGGCGCTCCGCAGCGAATAA
- a CDS encoding helix-turn-helix domain-containing protein → MAGASHAEGRLPEVRFLTVAEVATLMRVSKMTVYRLVHSNELTAVRVGRSFRVPEHAVHEYLRGAFSESA, encoded by the coding sequence ATGGCCGGAGCATCACACGCCGAGGGCCGGCTGCCGGAGGTCCGTTTCCTCACCGTTGCCGAGGTCGCCACGCTGATGCGGGTGTCCAAGATGACCGTCTACCGGCTCGTGCACAGCAACGAGCTGACCGCCGTTCGGGTGGGCCGATCGTTCCGGGTGCCGGAGCACGCGGTCCACGAATATCTGCGCGGCGCGTTCTCCGAGTCGGCCTGA
- a CDS encoding lysophospholipid acyltransferase family protein, producing MSDFLPGAEFRPADPAPMPRRSNGHHPSVPAQNGFPPGDRPTAGTTPEKAPAEDAPDGIVEDVWDQRVAGALSFLRRRLSGQYDVDEFGFDPELTDQVFHPLLKPLYREWFRTEVLDVGNVPASGGALVVGNHSGTIALDALMLSVALRDTHPQERHLRLLGADLIFRMPVVSELARKSGVTVACNPDAERLLRTGEVVGVFPEGFKGIGKHYSQRYKLQRFGRGGFVAAALRTGAPIVPAAIVGAEESYPMLADVKPLARLLGLPYFPVTPTFPLLGPLGLVPLPSKWLIQFCPPIPTAHLMDQADDPLVVYNLADQVRETIQQALHTLLKSRPDPFGL from the coding sequence ATGAGCGATTTCCTGCCCGGCGCGGAGTTCCGCCCGGCCGACCCGGCGCCGATGCCGCGCCGCAGCAACGGCCACCACCCGTCCGTACCGGCGCAGAACGGTTTTCCGCCCGGCGACCGCCCGACCGCGGGGACGACACCGGAGAAGGCTCCCGCCGAGGACGCCCCGGATGGCATCGTCGAGGACGTGTGGGATCAGCGGGTCGCCGGTGCGCTGTCGTTCCTGCGCCGCCGGCTCTCCGGCCAGTACGACGTCGACGAGTTCGGTTTCGACCCCGAGCTCACCGACCAGGTCTTCCACCCGCTGCTCAAGCCGCTCTACCGCGAGTGGTTCCGCACCGAGGTGCTCGACGTCGGCAACGTCCCCGCGTCCGGCGGCGCGCTGGTCGTCGGCAACCACTCCGGCACGATCGCGCTGGACGCGCTGATGCTCTCCGTCGCGCTGCGCGACACCCACCCGCAGGAGCGCCACCTGCGCCTGCTCGGCGCCGACCTGATCTTCCGCATGCCGGTCGTCTCCGAACTGGCCCGCAAGTCCGGCGTCACCGTCGCCTGCAATCCCGACGCCGAGCGCCTGCTGCGCACCGGCGAGGTCGTCGGCGTCTTCCCCGAGGGCTTCAAGGGCATCGGCAAGCACTACTCCCAGCGCTACAAGCTGCAGCGTTTCGGCCGCGGCGGTTTCGTCGCCGCCGCGCTGCGCACCGGCGCCCCGATCGTCCCGGCCGCCATCGTCGGCGCCGAGGAGTCCTACCCGATGCTCGCCGACGTGAAGCCGCTCGCCCGCCTCCTCGGCCTGCCGTACTTTCCGGTCACCCCGACCTTCCCGCTGCTCGGCCCGCTCGGCCTGGTGCCACTGCCCAGCAAGTGGCTCATCCAGTTCTGCCCGCCGATCCCCACCGCCCACCTGATGGACCAGGCCGACGACCCGCTGGTCGTCTACAACCTCGCCGACCAGGTCCGCGAGACCATCCAGCAGGCGCTGCACACGCTCCTCAAGTCCCGCCCCGACCCCTTCGGCCTCTGA
- a CDS encoding redox-sensing transcriptional repressor Rex, translating into MSQHPPPGAPGHGATDQGEPGNPAVVATSPDLPEATVARLPEYLRALHHLAESGHETVSSEELAVAAGVNSAKLRKDLSHLGSYGTRGVGYDVTLLVDQIENVLGLTQRRSVVLVGLGNLGHALAGYAGFASRGFRIAALFDVDPELVGQRIHGLTVRHLDELPQVAAEDPIAIGVISTPAEGAQSVADQLVAAGVTGILNFAPRVLNVPVGVDVRKVDLAIELQILSFHQHRKSSAAGPAALTALPGGLTGSGAHHSTDAAEAVGS; encoded by the coding sequence ATGAGCCAGCACCCCCCGCCGGGCGCGCCCGGGCACGGCGCGACCGATCAAGGCGAGCCCGGTAACCCCGCGGTCGTCGCCACGTCGCCGGACCTTCCCGAGGCCACGGTCGCCCGGCTGCCGGAGTACCTGCGCGCCCTGCACCACCTGGCCGAGTCGGGTCACGAGACGGTCTCCAGCGAGGAGCTCGCCGTGGCCGCCGGGGTCAACTCCGCCAAGCTGCGCAAGGACCTCTCCCACCTCGGGTCGTACGGGACACGCGGCGTCGGGTACGACGTCACCCTGCTCGTCGACCAGATCGAGAACGTGCTCGGCCTCACCCAGCGCCGCTCCGTCGTCCTCGTCGGCCTGGGCAACCTCGGCCACGCGCTCGCCGGCTACGCCGGGTTCGCCAGCCGCGGCTTCCGCATCGCCGCGCTCTTCGACGTCGACCCGGAGCTGGTCGGCCAGCGCATCCACGGCCTGACCGTGCGTCACCTGGACGAGCTGCCGCAGGTCGCGGCGGAGGACCCGATCGCGATCGGCGTCATCTCCACGCCCGCGGAAGGCGCCCAGAGCGTAGCCGACCAGTTGGTGGCCGCCGGCGTGACGGGCATCCTCAACTTCGCTCCCCGGGTGCTGAACGTGCCCGTCGGAGTGGACGTCCGGAAGGTGGATCTCGCGATCGAGCTCCAGATCCTCTCCTTCCACCAGCACCGCAAGTCGAGCGCGGCCGGGCCGGCCGCGCTCACCGCCCTGCCCGGCGGCCTGACCGGGTCGGGAGCACACCATTCCACCGACGCTGCGGAGGCGGTCGGATCGTGA
- a CDS encoding sensor histidine kinase, with protein MTTLTAESGTPSPTPMRQLLIDSGYVLIGLPLALIGFILTIVTVTLGAGMAITVIGLPIMAGGLLVARGLADLERRRLPAVLRTPQLRPAYRKSRENGGLWSRVFAPILDVQSWLDFAHALVKLPISAVSFLITVVWWAGAAGGVTYWMWDWALPHEPDSTDLPELLGLSDTSGSRIATYTVLGIFFATTLPLVVRGAALLSAATGRALLTGMAQFQTRISTLEGQRRAAVSAEAHALRRLERDIHDGPQQRLVRLAMDLGRAQQQLETDPTAAKATLGEALTHTVDTLNELRALSRGIAPPVLADRGLPSALAALAGRSTVPVELAVDRDLGRLDPAVENAAYFVAAEALANVNKHSNASEAWLTVAHAAGRLGISVLDNGAGGAHVAKGHGLAGLADRVQAAGGTLRIDSPMGGPTELRVDLPC; from the coding sequence ATGACCACGCTCACCGCCGAATCGGGGACCCCGTCCCCGACCCCGATGCGGCAATTGCTGATCGATTCCGGATACGTCCTGATCGGTCTGCCGCTCGCACTGATCGGGTTCATCCTCACGATCGTCACCGTGACGCTGGGTGCCGGGATGGCGATCACCGTCATCGGGCTGCCGATCATGGCGGGTGGCCTGCTGGTCGCCCGCGGGTTGGCGGACCTGGAACGGCGGCGCCTGCCCGCGGTGCTGCGCACGCCCCAGCTCCGGCCCGCGTACCGGAAGAGCCGGGAGAACGGTGGGCTGTGGTCCCGGGTGTTCGCGCCGATCCTGGACGTCCAGTCCTGGCTGGACTTCGCCCACGCGCTGGTCAAGCTGCCGATCTCCGCCGTGTCGTTCCTGATCACCGTGGTGTGGTGGGCCGGCGCGGCGGGCGGCGTCACGTACTGGATGTGGGACTGGGCGCTGCCGCACGAGCCGGACAGCACCGATCTGCCCGAACTGCTCGGCCTGTCGGACACCAGCGGCTCCCGGATCGCGACCTACACCGTGCTCGGCATCTTCTTCGCCACCACGCTGCCGCTCGTCGTCCGCGGCGCCGCGCTGCTCAGCGCCGCCACCGGCCGGGCGCTGCTGACCGGCATGGCGCAGTTCCAGACCCGGATCAGCACGCTCGAGGGGCAGCGCCGGGCCGCGGTCTCCGCCGAGGCGCACGCGCTGCGGCGGCTGGAGCGGGACATCCACGACGGCCCGCAGCAGCGCCTGGTCCGGCTCGCCATGGACCTGGGCCGCGCGCAGCAGCAGCTGGAGACGGACCCGACGGCCGCGAAGGCCACGCTCGGCGAGGCGCTCACGCACACCGTGGACACGCTCAACGAGCTGCGCGCGCTCTCCCGCGGGATCGCACCGCCGGTGCTGGCCGACCGCGGGCTGCCGAGCGCACTGGCCGCGCTGGCCGGGCGATCGACCGTACCGGTGGAGCTGGCCGTCGATCGTGACCTGGGCCGGCTGGACCCGGCCGTGGAGAACGCAGCCTACTTCGTGGCGGCCGAGGCGCTGGCCAACGTGAACAAGCACAGCAACGCGTCCGAGGCCTGGCTGACCGTGGCGCACGCCGCCGGCCGGCTCGGCATCTCGGTGCTGGACAACGGCGCCGGCGGCGCGCACGTGGCGAAGGGGCACGGGCTGGCCGGCCTGGCCGACCGGGTGCAGGCGGCCGGCGGCACGCTGCGCATCGACAGCCCGATGGGCGGGCCGACCGAGCTGCGGGTCGACCTGCCGTGCTAG
- a CDS encoding NAD-dependent epimerase/dehydratase family protein, with protein sequence MTESPGTVVVTGVSRFLGAHVAARLAADPRIGQVIGLDPADPPAALADTLRGVELVRVDLRSAGSVLADLGAEAVVHLAITSSPDAIQGGRGAMKEHNVIGAMQLLAAAQQAPRLRKLVMRSSTAAYGASFRDPGVFTEDTEPREVPRGGFARDILDIEGYVRGFRRRRPDVVATVLRFAPFIGSRAETSLTRYFSQPFVPTVFGRDARLQFVHVDDALEVMHRAVAEDHPGTFNVAGEGVLALSQAIRRAGRVPVPVPEPGLAGAMSIARAMGLGQNGLDQVDLFVHGRVVDTTRLIREFGFTPRSTAAAFDDFIQAHLGGALVSPERLATTEQSILDTIRRVRAARQGAA encoded by the coding sequence GTGACCGAATCGCCGGGGACCGTCGTGGTCACCGGGGTCAGCCGGTTCCTGGGCGCGCACGTGGCCGCGCGCCTCGCCGCCGACCCGCGCATCGGGCAGGTCATCGGGCTCGACCCGGCCGATCCGCCCGCCGCGCTGGCCGACACGCTGCGCGGCGTCGAGCTGGTCCGTGTCGACCTCCGGTCCGCCGGCTCGGTCCTCGCCGACCTCGGCGCCGAAGCGGTCGTCCACCTCGCGATCACCAGCTCGCCGGACGCCATCCAGGGCGGCCGGGGCGCGATGAAGGAACACAACGTCATCGGCGCCATGCAGCTGCTCGCGGCCGCCCAGCAGGCACCGCGGCTGCGCAAGCTGGTCATGCGGTCGTCGACCGCCGCCTACGGTGCCTCGTTCCGCGACCCGGGTGTCTTCACCGAGGACACCGAGCCGCGGGAGGTCCCGCGCGGCGGCTTCGCCCGCGACATCCTGGACATCGAGGGCTACGTCCGCGGTTTCCGCCGCCGGCGCCCGGACGTGGTCGCCACCGTCCTGCGCTTCGCGCCGTTCATCGGCTCCCGCGCGGAGACGTCGCTCACCCGCTACTTCTCCCAGCCGTTCGTCCCGACCGTTTTCGGCCGCGACGCCCGGCTGCAGTTCGTGCACGTCGACGACGCGCTCGAGGTGATGCACCGCGCGGTCGCCGAGGACCACCCCGGCACGTTCAACGTGGCCGGCGAGGGTGTCCTCGCACTGTCCCAGGCGATCCGCCGGGCCGGCCGCGTCCCGGTGCCGGTCCCCGAGCCCGGCCTGGCCGGCGCCATGTCGATCGCGCGGGCCATGGGCCTCGGCCAGAACGGCCTCGACCAGGTCGACCTGTTCGTGCACGGCCGGGTCGTCGACACCACCCGCCTGATCCGCGAGTTCGGTTTCACGCCCCGGTCCACCGCGGCCGCGTTCGACGACTTCATCCAGGCCCACCTCGGCGGCGCACTGGTCTCGCCGGAGCGCCTCGCCACGACCGAGCAGTCGATCCTGGACACCATCCGTCGGGTGCGCGCGGCCCGTCAGGGAGCGGCGTGA
- a CDS encoding ECF subfamily RNA polymerase sigma factor, BldN family: MARAESSGSERTRNRPPNAPPNQAPPRTGTPTNGGRVGAPPKPAPPGQRTTDTAPLPATGPDAPQRPSRPDPSDAAAEVWALVERAQAGESAAFGLIYDRYVDTVFRFIYFRVGNRQLAEDLTSDTFLRALKRIGSFTWQGRDLGAWLVTIARNLVADHFKSGRYRLEVTTGDVLDADREDRGPEGSPEAAVVDHITNVALLTAVKQLNPEQQECIVLRFLQGFSVAETAQAMGKNEGAIKALQYRAVRTLARLLPDGFQP; encoded by the coding sequence ATGGCGCGCGCGGAGAGCAGCGGCAGCGAACGCACCCGGAACCGCCCACCCAACGCACCACCGAACCAGGCACCACCCCGGACCGGCACGCCCACCAACGGCGGGCGGGTCGGTGCGCCACCCAAACCGGCGCCGCCCGGACAGCGCACCACGGACACCGCGCCGCTGCCGGCCACCGGGCCGGACGCGCCGCAGCGCCCCAGCCGTCCGGACCCGTCCGACGCGGCCGCCGAGGTGTGGGCGCTCGTCGAGCGCGCCCAGGCCGGTGAGTCCGCCGCGTTCGGGCTGATCTACGACCGGTACGTGGACACCGTCTTCCGCTTCATCTACTTCCGGGTCGGCAACCGGCAACTCGCCGAGGACCTGACGTCGGACACGTTCCTGCGCGCGCTCAAGCGGATCGGCAGCTTCACCTGGCAGGGCCGCGACCTCGGCGCCTGGCTCGTCACGATCGCCCGGAACCTGGTCGCCGACCACTTCAAGTCCGGCCGCTACCGGCTCGAGGTGACCACCGGCGACGTGCTCGACGCCGACCGCGAGGACCGCGGGCCGGAGGGCAGCCCGGAAGCCGCGGTCGTCGACCACATCACCAACGTCGCCCTGCTCACCGCCGTCAAGCAGCTCAACCCGGAACAGCAGGAGTGCATCGTGCTCCGCTTCCTCCAGGGCTTCTCGGTCGCGGAGACGGCACAGGCGATGGGCAAGAACGAGGGCGCGATCAAGGCACTGCAGTACCGCGCGGTCCGTACGCTCGCCCGGCTCCTCCCGGACGGCTTCCAACCGTGA
- a CDS encoding 30S ribosomal protein bS22, with product MGSVVKKRRKRMAKKKHRKLLRKTRVQRRRLGK from the coding sequence ATGGGCTCGGTGGTCAAGAAGCGCCGCAAGCGTATGGCCAAGAAGAAGCACCGCAAGCTGCTGCGCAAGACCCGCGTCCAGCGTCGCCGTCTCGGCAAGTAA
- a CDS encoding LLM class flavin-dependent oxidoreductase: MTKLGAVFVPQWEPERLRGVARAADEAGLEELWLWEDCFFESGVASAAAALAWTERLRVVVGLLPVPLRNVALTAMEAANLERMFPGRSMLGLGHGVQDWMGQAGARAGSPVTLMREYATALRALLAGEQVTVSGRYVNLDGVELVWKPASPPPLLVGASGPRSLRLCGEVGDVVILSGGTTPAETARARALIEEGRAAAGRTDPVTLAVYLIAATGDDHRERLRRAHATWGMTAPVEDVTVGGDAAAIAAGVRRWTDAGADTIVLQPTEDEPSPEDFVRFVATELRPLVG; the protein is encoded by the coding sequence ATGACGAAGCTTGGGGCGGTGTTCGTGCCGCAGTGGGAGCCGGAACGGCTGCGGGGCGTGGCGCGGGCGGCGGACGAGGCGGGCCTGGAGGAGCTGTGGCTCTGGGAGGACTGCTTCTTCGAGAGCGGGGTGGCGAGCGCGGCGGCGGCGCTGGCGTGGACGGAGCGGTTGCGGGTGGTGGTGGGACTGCTGCCGGTGCCGTTGCGGAACGTGGCGCTGACCGCGATGGAGGCGGCGAACCTGGAGCGGATGTTCCCGGGCCGGTCGATGCTCGGGCTCGGGCACGGGGTGCAGGACTGGATGGGGCAGGCGGGGGCGCGGGCCGGGTCGCCGGTGACGCTGATGCGGGAGTACGCGACGGCGCTGCGGGCGCTGCTCGCCGGCGAGCAGGTCACCGTGTCCGGGCGGTACGTGAACCTGGACGGCGTCGAGCTGGTCTGGAAGCCGGCGAGCCCGCCGCCGCTGCTGGTGGGCGCGTCGGGGCCGCGGTCGCTGCGGTTGTGCGGCGAGGTCGGCGACGTGGTGATCCTGTCCGGCGGGACGACACCGGCGGAGACGGCCCGGGCCCGGGCGCTGATCGAGGAGGGGCGGGCGGCGGCGGGCCGGACCGACCCGGTCACGCTGGCGGTGTACCTGATCGCGGCGACCGGTGACGATCACCGGGAGCGGCTCCGGCGGGCGCACGCGACGTGGGGGATGACGGCACCGGTCGAGGACGTGACGGTCGGCGGCGACGCGGCGGCGATCGCGGCCGGCGTGCGGCGCTGGACCGACGCGGGCGCGGACACGATCGTGCTGCAGCCGACCGAGGACGAGCCGTCGCCGGAGGATTTCGTCCGGTTCGTCGCGACCGAGCTGCGGCCGCTCGTCGGCTGA
- a CDS encoding HAD family hydrolase, whose protein sequence is MGTRTHLVWDWNGTLLNDLHLVVAATNAAFASVAGPAVTPDEHRRHFRRPIAEYYAQVLGRAVDADEFGVLDGIFHDAYRDGLTSVALAADAADAMREWGPDQSLLSMWFHSELVPAIERYGLAAHFRRVDGLPGAVGGDLKAGYLARHLAELGVAGTDVVLIGDSLDDADAAHSVGGAVVLYTGGFTDPDRLRASGLPVADSLAEAVKIAKDL, encoded by the coding sequence ATGGGCACTCGCACACACCTCGTCTGGGACTGGAACGGCACGCTCCTCAACGACCTGCACCTGGTCGTGGCGGCGACCAACGCGGCGTTCGCCAGCGTCGCCGGCCCCGCGGTCACGCCGGACGAGCACCGCCGCCACTTCCGCCGGCCGATCGCGGAGTACTACGCGCAGGTGCTCGGCCGGGCGGTCGACGCGGACGAGTTCGGCGTGCTCGACGGCATCTTCCACGACGCGTACCGGGACGGTCTGACCTCGGTCGCGCTGGCCGCGGACGCGGCGGACGCGATGCGCGAGTGGGGCCCGGACCAGTCGCTGCTGTCCATGTGGTTCCACAGCGAGCTGGTCCCGGCGATCGAGCGGTACGGCCTGGCCGCGCACTTCCGGCGCGTCGACGGCCTGCCCGGCGCGGTCGGCGGCGACCTCAAGGCCGGCTACCTCGCCCGCCACCTGGCCGAGCTGGGCGTGGCCGGCACCGACGTGGTGCTGATCGGCGACTCGCTCGACGACGCCGACGCGGCCCACTCGGTCGGCGGCGCGGTCGTGCTCTACACCGGCGGCTTCACCGACCCGGACCGGCTGCGCGCCTCCGGCCTGCCGGTGGCCGACTCACTCGCCGAGGCCGTGAAGATCGCGAAAGATCTCTAG
- a CDS encoding response regulator transcription factor encodes MRVVIAEDAVLLREGLIRLLTEHGHEVVAAVDSGPALVDAVAAHRPDVSIVDVRMPPTHTDEGLRAAVEARGLVPGTPILVLSQYVEVSYADDLLADRAGAIGYLLKDRVAAVADFLDGLGRVAAGGTVLDPEVVAQLFARRRRDDPLRELTPREREVLGLMAEGRSNTAIARKLVVSDGAVEKHVRNIFTKLQLPPDEEQHRRVRAVLTYLGG; translated from the coding sequence ATGCGGGTCGTGATCGCCGAGGACGCGGTGTTGTTGCGAGAAGGTCTCATCCGGCTGCTGACCGAGCACGGCCACGAGGTGGTCGCGGCCGTGGACAGCGGGCCGGCGCTGGTCGACGCGGTCGCGGCGCACCGGCCGGACGTGTCGATCGTGGACGTGCGGATGCCGCCGACGCACACCGACGAGGGGCTGCGCGCCGCGGTCGAGGCACGCGGGCTGGTGCCGGGCACGCCGATCCTGGTGCTGTCGCAGTACGTCGAGGTCTCCTACGCCGACGACCTGCTCGCCGACCGGGCCGGCGCGATCGGCTACCTGCTCAAGGACCGGGTGGCCGCGGTCGCGGACTTCCTCGACGGGCTCGGCCGGGTCGCGGCCGGTGGCACCGTGCTCGACCCGGAGGTGGTGGCGCAGCTGTTCGCGCGGCGCCGCCGGGACGACCCGCTGCGCGAGCTGACGCCGCGCGAACGGGAGGTGCTCGGGCTGATGGCGGAGGGCCGGTCGAACACCGCGATCGCCCGGAAGCTGGTGGTCAGCGACGGCGCGGTGGAGAAGCACGTGCGCAACATCTTCACCAAGCTGCAGCTGCCGCCGGACGAGGAACAGCACCGCCGGGTACGGGCGGTGCTGACGTACCTCGGAGGCTAG
- a CDS encoding HAD family hydrolase yields the protein MSDRYEKGAPVPRIRKVTVSTDARGHTAGWVSTDLEAALVPRPDPGAAAFFDLDNTMMQGASLYWFARGLASRRYFTARDVARFAWQQARFRLISEHRGHISSAKDIALAFFHGWKVEDVERLAEEIFEESMAARIWPGTHALAKTHLDGGERVWLVTAAPIEIGRVIAQRLGLTGAIGTVAEIVDGAYTGRLVGDMMHGAAKADAVRQLAVVEGLNLKRCTAYSDSANDMPMLTSVGNAVATNPDAALRRIARVRGWQVRDFRTARKAARIAVPVAVATGLVAGTALTVALRRRAAR from the coding sequence CTGAGCGATCGCTACGAGAAGGGGGCCCCGGTGCCGCGCATTCGCAAGGTGACCGTGAGCACGGACGCACGGGGTCACACCGCGGGCTGGGTCTCGACCGATCTGGAGGCCGCGCTGGTACCGCGGCCGGACCCGGGCGCCGCCGCCTTCTTCGACCTGGACAACACGATGATGCAGGGCGCGTCGCTGTACTGGTTCGCCCGCGGCCTCGCCTCCCGGCGCTACTTCACCGCCCGCGACGTCGCCCGGTTCGCCTGGCAGCAGGCCCGGTTCCGGCTGATCAGCGAGCACCGTGGGCACATCAGCAGCGCCAAGGACATCGCGCTGGCGTTCTTCCACGGCTGGAAGGTCGAGGACGTCGAGCGCCTGGCCGAGGAGATCTTCGAGGAGTCGATGGCGGCCCGCATCTGGCCCGGCACGCACGCGCTCGCCAAGACCCACCTGGACGGCGGCGAGCGGGTCTGGCTGGTCACCGCCGCGCCGATCGAGATAGGACGGGTGATCGCGCAACGGCTGGGGCTGACCGGTGCGATCGGCACCGTCGCCGAGATCGTCGACGGCGCCTACACCGGACGGCTGGTCGGCGACATGATGCACGGCGCGGCCAAGGCGGACGCGGTGCGGCAGCTCGCCGTCGTCGAGGGCCTGAACCTGAAGCGGTGCACGGCGTACAGCGACTCGGCCAACGACATGCCGATGCTGACCTCCGTCGGCAACGCGGTCGCGACGAACCCGGACGCGGCACTGCGCCGCATCGCCCGGGTGCGGGGCTGGCAGGTCCGCGACTTCCGGACCGCGCGGAAGGCGGCCAGGATAGCGGTGCCGGTCGCGGTCGCCACCGGCCTGGTCGCGGGCACCGCGCTGACCGTCGCGCTGCGCCGCCGGGCGGCCCGATGA